The Sulfitobacter donghicola DSW-25 = KCTC 12864 = JCM 14565 genome has a segment encoding these proteins:
- a CDS encoding protein-tyrosine phosphatase family protein — protein MLYPIATFPRGALSIMARPLAIHRDLQAIQRSGVNTVVSLLEPTEAENVGLAKQGETCAELGLAFINHPIRDMHLPQPNSFAALAGGLASRMRNGEHVAVHCFASIGRSGMLSCAILGHFGYGPDTAIEHVSKMRGVPVPDTTEQAAFIREILEKPTTAS, from the coding sequence GTGCTCTATCCGATAGCTACATTTCCAAGGGGCGCGCTATCCATTATGGCGCGCCCCTTGGCGATTCATCGTGACCTTCAGGCCATCCAGCGATCAGGCGTGAATACTGTCGTTTCGCTGCTCGAACCGACCGAGGCTGAGAATGTCGGATTGGCCAAACAGGGTGAAACCTGCGCCGAACTTGGCCTTGCGTTTATCAATCACCCCATCCGTGACATGCATCTGCCCCAGCCAAACAGCTTTGCGGCCCTAGCAGGGGGTCTTGCCAGCCGGATGCGCAACGGAGAACATGTTGCCGTCCACTGCTTTGCTAGCATCGGGCGATCCGGCATGCTGAGCTGCGCCATCTTGGGGCATTTTGGCTATGGTCCTGATACTGCGATTGAACATGTAAGTAAAATGCGCGGCGTTCCAGTGCCCGACACCACGGAACAGGCTGCTTTCATCCGCGAAATTTTGGAAAAGCCTACCACCGCATCCTAA
- a CDS encoding LysE family translocator → MTFETLTALAIFAFVSSATPGPNNLMLMASGANFGFLRTIPHMLGISIGFMVMLFSVGAGLVQIFDRYPVIYDILKVGSVIYMLWLAWKIAHAAPVTKNAEAGAPMTFLQAAAFQWVNPKAWAMALTAITVYVGDAAMIWLGVGALMFAIVNLPSVSMWTIAGQQLQRFLTNPRRLRAYNWTMAALLIASLYPVLQT, encoded by the coding sequence ATGACATTTGAAACACTCACCGCCCTCGCCATCTTCGCTTTTGTAAGCTCTGCCACACCTGGCCCGAACAACCTGATGCTCATGGCGTCAGGCGCTAACTTTGGGTTTTTACGAACGATTCCGCATATGCTTGGCATTTCGATCGGGTTTATGGTCATGCTGTTTTCTGTCGGCGCGGGTTTGGTGCAGATTTTTGATCGTTACCCCGTGATCTACGACATCCTGAAAGTCGGCAGCGTGATTTACATGCTGTGGCTCGCGTGGAAAATCGCACACGCAGCCCCAGTCACCAAAAACGCCGAAGCAGGTGCGCCGATGACCTTCCTTCAGGCTGCTGCTTTTCAATGGGTGAATCCCAAAGCATGGGCAATGGCCCTCACGGCGATCACTGTTTATGTGGGGGATGCAGCGATGATTTGGCTTGGCGTGGGTGCGTTGATGTTCGCCATCGTCAACCTACCCTCGGTTTCGATGTGGACAATCGCAGGCCAACAATTGCAACGGTTCCTAACCAATCCGCGCAGGTTAAGGGCGTATAACTGGACCATGGCCGCGCTGCTGATCGCGTCTCTCTACCCTGTTTTGCAAACCTGA
- a CDS encoding GNAT family N-acetyltransferase, producing the protein MTEIHPITEADIPDVLQMIRGIAAYHGDEALITAADLRRDAFGPNPWLRVLVAKGQGYVALIPLAQLQFGVRGIEIHHIFVKESARGRGVGRALINAAIEYAKGQEARYLSVGTHPDNLIAQDTYRAIGFDESPVAGPRFRMRW; encoded by the coding sequence ATGACTGAAATTCACCCCATAACTGAAGCAGATATTCCCGATGTTTTGCAAATGATACGCGGGATCGCGGCCTATCATGGTGACGAAGCTTTGATAACAGCAGCAGACCTGCGGCGCGATGCCTTTGGTCCAAACCCGTGGCTGCGGGTGTTGGTTGCCAAGGGGCAGGGCTATGTTGCCCTGATCCCATTGGCACAACTGCAATTCGGCGTGCGCGGCATAGAGATACATCATATTTTCGTCAAAGAATCAGCCCGCGGGCGCGGGGTTGGGCGGGCCTTGATTAATGCGGCAATTGAATATGCCAAAGGGCAAGAGGCGCGGTATCTGTCTGTCGGAACGCATCCAGATAACTTGATCGCGCAAGACACCTATCGCGCAATCGGATTTGACGAGTCTCCCGTAGCGGGGCCGCGATTTAGGATGCGGTGGTAG
- a CDS encoding MarR family winged helix-turn-helix transcriptional regulator, whose product MSKLTGPQIAECSTWLSIVSKLFGTRMSILLEPHGLTQGQFSILNHLTRQRLEGGSRISEIAAAVEVEQPAVTKTIAKFRNMGLVEIVGSPTDKRAKLVSPTPAAGQLLGEIYRDMGPDLFQVFGSLADGDVDELTKMLKQLGRWLDQNRLG is encoded by the coding sequence ATGTCAAAATTAACCGGCCCACAGATCGCGGAATGCTCAACTTGGCTGTCGATTGTCAGCAAATTATTCGGCACACGTATGAGCATCCTGCTAGAGCCGCACGGCCTGACACAGGGGCAGTTCAGCATCCTGAACCATCTCACACGGCAAAGGTTAGAGGGGGGCAGCCGCATATCGGAAATTGCGGCAGCGGTAGAGGTCGAGCAGCCAGCCGTTACAAAAACAATCGCCAAGTTTCGGAATATGGGTCTGGTCGAAATCGTTGGTAGCCCAACCGACAAACGGGCCAAGCTGGTATCACCAACACCTGCGGCGGGTCAGTTGCTGGGTGAAATATATCGCGATATGGGCCCCGACCTATTTCAGGTCTTTGGCAGCCTAGCGGATGGAGACGTTGACGAGCTGACCAAGATGCTCAAACAGCTGGGTCGATGGCTGGATCAAAACAGGCTTGGATAG
- the dgcN gene encoding N-acetyltransferase DgcN — translation MIKTPYLLFLGDAPDQLAAKVAQGIKDWRPENAVGQFRLEGCKADVGLSDMTLAEGLEAGAKTLVIGVANRGGQISQMWKEALIEALAMGYDLASGLHNLLNDEADLVAAAKKHGRILHDVRIPTVEYPIATGVKRTGKRVLAVGTDCSVGKMYTALALDVAMRERGMKSTFRATGQTGILITGDGVPLDAVVADFMAGSVEYLTPDNDPDHWDVIEGQGSLFHVSYSGVTMALIHGGQPDALIISHEPTREHMRGLPDYKVPDMAAIRDVALTLAKVANPDCKVVGISVNTQHMSEEEARSYLDKVEAEMGLPAVDPFRHGAERLAEALAAL, via the coding sequence ATGATCAAAACACCCTATCTTCTGTTTCTCGGCGATGCGCCTGACCAACTGGCCGCAAAAGTTGCGCAAGGCATCAAAGACTGGCGCCCTGAGAACGCTGTGGGTCAGTTCCGCCTTGAGGGGTGTAAGGCCGATGTTGGTCTGTCGGATATGACTTTGGCCGAAGGTCTGGAAGCGGGCGCAAAGACGCTGGTGATTGGTGTGGCAAACCGTGGTGGTCAGATTTCCCAGATGTGGAAAGAAGCCCTGATCGAGGCGCTTGCGATGGGTTATGATCTGGCGTCGGGCCTGCACAATCTGCTGAACGATGAGGCTGATCTGGTTGCTGCTGCGAAAAAGCATGGCCGTATTTTGCACGATGTTCGCATCCCAACAGTAGAGTATCCGATTGCCACGGGCGTAAAGCGTACAGGTAAACGTGTTCTGGCTGTAGGCACCGATTGCTCGGTTGGTAAAATGTACACGGCATTGGCGCTGGACGTTGCGATGCGTGAGCGCGGCATGAAAAGCACATTCCGTGCGACAGGCCAGACAGGTATCCTGATTACAGGCGACGGTGTGCCGCTGGACGCGGTTGTCGCCGATTTTATGGCTGGTTCCGTTGAATACCTCACGCCAGACAATGACCCAGACCACTGGGATGTGATCGAAGGGCAGGGCAGCCTGTTCCACGTTAGCTATTCTGGTGTGACCATGGCGCTGATCCACGGTGGCCAGCCAGATGCGCTGATCATCTCGCACGAGCCAACGCGCGAACACATGCGCGGCCTGCCTGACTATAAAGTGCCAGACATGGCGGCGATCCGTGATGTTGCGCTGACCTTGGCCAAGGTTGCGAACCCCGACTGTAAGGTTGTCGGCATCTCGGTGAACACCCAGCACATGTCGGAGGAAGAGGCACGCAGCTATCTGGATAAAGTCGAAGCCGAAATGGGCCTGCCAGCGGTTGATCCTTTCCGCCACGGTGCCGAACGTCTGGCCGAAGCACTGGCCGCTCTTTAA
- a CDS encoding D-amino-acid transaminase, with protein sequence MRTVYVNGEYLPENEATISIFDRGFLMADGVYEVTSVLDGKLIDFDGHAVRLERSMSELDMRSPITKEDLLEVHRELVRVNEINEGLIYLQITRGSDGDRDFVFPDPETTAPTIVLFTQNKPGLADSPAAKKGAKIISIEDIRWGRRDIKTVQLLYPSMGKMMAKKAGCDDAWLVEDGFVTEGTSNNAYIVKGNKIITRQLSNDILHGITRAAVLRFAREAQMEVEERSFTIDEAKEADEAFTTSASGFVMPVVEIDGVALGEGVPGTIALRLREIYLDEMRKAAI encoded by the coding sequence ATGCGTACAGTTTATGTGAACGGCGAATACCTGCCAGAGAATGAAGCAACGATTTCGATCTTTGATCGCGGTTTTCTAATGGCCGACGGGGTTTATGAGGTTACATCCGTGCTGGATGGCAAGCTGATCGACTTTGACGGCCACGCTGTGCGTCTTGAGCGCTCGATGAGCGAACTCGATATGCGCAGCCCGATCACCAAGGAAGATCTGTTGGAAGTGCACCGCGAATTGGTGCGCGTGAACGAAATCAACGAAGGCCTGATCTATCTGCAAATCACGCGCGGGTCGGACGGTGATCGCGATTTTGTCTTCCCTGATCCAGAAACGACAGCCCCTACTATTGTTCTGTTCACGCAAAACAAACCTGGTTTGGCCGATAGCCCAGCGGCAAAGAAGGGCGCAAAGATCATCAGCATCGAAGATATTCGCTGGGGCCGTCGTGACATTAAAACGGTTCAGCTGCTTTACCCGTCAATGGGCAAGATGATGGCGAAAAAGGCAGGTTGTGACGATGCGTGGCTGGTCGAAGACGGTTTCGTGACCGAAGGCACATCCAACAACGCCTATATCGTCAAAGGCAATAAAATCATCACTCGCCAGCTTAGCAATGACATCCTGCACGGGATCACCCGCGCGGCTGTTCTGCGTTTTGCCCGTGAAGCGCAGATGGAAGTGGAAGAGCGCTCCTTTACCATTGATGAGGCAAAGGAAGCGGATGAAGCCTTTACCACTTCGGCCAGTGGATTTGTGATGCCGGTTGTTGAGATTGATGGCGTTGCGCTAGGCGAAGGCGTGCCAGGAACGATTGCGCTGAGACTGCGTGAAATCTATCTGGATGAAATGCGCAAAGCGGCGATCTGA
- a CDS encoding GntR family transcriptional regulator, which produces MTLTARPIDPAPLAHDRVYRQLRSRIMHGDLAPGQALTLRGIGKEFDVSMTPARESVRRLVAEGALSMSNSGRISTPALSNERIEELAALRALIEVELASRALPRAHLALIERLQNINAKVGEAVAHRDAVSYIRTNLEFHRTLYLRAQAPAMLAMAETVWLQMGPTMRALYGRLRRTEPPQFHRLIIAALRAGDEPGLRLAVRSDVTQGLRMLAS; this is translated from the coding sequence ATGACCCTTACAGCACGCCCTATTGATCCGGCCCCGTTAGCCCATGACCGAGTCTATCGCCAATTACGTTCGCGCATCATGCATGGCGATCTGGCACCAGGGCAGGCGCTGACCCTGCGGGGCATCGGGAAAGAGTTTGACGTTTCAATGACACCAGCACGCGAATCTGTGCGCCGTTTGGTGGCCGAAGGCGCGCTGAGCATGTCTAACTCTGGCAGGATTTCCACACCGGCGCTCAGCAATGAACGCATCGAGGAACTGGCTGCGCTGCGTGCGTTGATCGAGGTCGAGCTGGCATCGCGGGCCCTACCGCGCGCGCATTTGGCGCTGATTGAGCGGTTGCAAAATATCAATGCCAAAGTGGGCGAGGCCGTCGCCCACCGTGATGCTGTCAGCTATATCCGCACCAATCTGGAATTTCACCGGACGTTGTATTTGCGTGCCCAAGCCCCAGCCATGTTGGCGATGGCGGAAACCGTTTGGTTGCAAATGGGACCGACCATGCGGGCGCTGTATGGTCGATTACGCCGAACCGAGCCGCCGCAATTTCACCGTTTAATCATCGCAGCACTGCGCGCAGGAGATGAGCCGGGTCTGCGCCTTGCTGTGCGCTCGGATGTGACGCAGGGGTTGCGCATGCTGGCGAGCTAG
- a CDS encoding DUF1244 domain-containing protein yields MTEYSQQEIEFQAAAFRRLQKHLMEDRTDVQNIDMMNLTGFCRNCLSRWYQEAAAEQGVEIGKSEARELFYGMTMDAWKENYQTDATGAQQEAFKTAFAENVGKE; encoded by the coding sequence ATGACCGAATACAGCCAACAAGAAATCGAATTTCAGGCCGCCGCATTCCGCCGCCTTCAAAAGCATCTGATGGAAGATCGTACAGACGTTCAAAACATCGACATGATGAACTTGACCGGTTTCTGCCGCAACTGCCTGTCGCGCTGGTATCAAGAGGCCGCCGCGGAACAGGGTGTTGAAATTGGCAAATCAGAAGCACGCGAATTGTTTTACGGCATGACCATGGACGCATGGAAAGAAAACTACCAAACCGATGCGACGGGCGCTCAGCAAGAGGCGTTCAAAACCGCCTTTGCCGAAAACGTTGGCAAAGAATAG
- the dgcA gene encoding N-acetyl-D-Glu racemase DgcA — protein sequence MQIEVTPDVFRLAQVFTISRGSRTEAKVLTVRITEDGVTGMGECVPYARYGETLESVTAEIEGLSGTLTREALYDLLPAGAARNAVDCALWDLEAKKSGKPAWELAGLAPLGPEITAYTLSLDTPEKMQAQAAENAFRPLLKIKLGTPDDMPRLEAVRAGAPDSTIIVDANEGWSAEVYADLAPHLVRLGVALVEQPLPAGDDDALIGMERPVPVCADESCHDRKSLAALKGKYDVVNIKLDKTGGLTEALALRDAALAEGYEVMVGCMVGSSLAMAPAMLVAQGAKIVDLDGPLLLAEDREAALTFDKAGVHPPRPELWG from the coding sequence ATGCAAATTGAGGTGACGCCAGATGTATTCCGTCTGGCTCAGGTGTTTACGATCTCGCGTGGGTCGCGGACCGAAGCAAAGGTACTAACCGTTCGGATTACCGAGGATGGTGTGACTGGCATGGGTGAATGTGTTCCCTATGCCCGCTATGGCGAAACATTAGAAAGCGTCACAGCCGAGATTGAAGGGTTAAGCGGCACGCTGACCCGTGAGGCGCTTTATGATCTGTTGCCAGCAGGTGCCGCGCGCAATGCTGTTGATTGTGCGCTATGGGATTTGGAAGCCAAGAAAAGCGGTAAACCCGCGTGGGAGCTTGCAGGGCTTGCGCCGTTGGGGCCAGAAATCACGGCCTATACGCTTTCATTGGATACCCCAGAAAAGATGCAGGCGCAGGCCGCAGAAAATGCGTTCCGCCCGTTGCTGAAAATCAAACTCGGCACGCCAGACGATATGCCACGGCTAGAGGCCGTGCGTGCAGGTGCGCCTGATAGCACCATTATCGTTGATGCGAATGAGGGGTGGTCGGCCGAAGTTTACGCCGATCTGGCGCCCCATCTGGTGCGTCTTGGTGTCGCTTTGGTCGAACAACCCCTGCCTGCGGGCGATGACGATGCGCTGATCGGCATGGAGCGTCCCGTTCCTGTTTGCGCCGACGAAAGCTGCCATGACCGCAAAAGCCTTGCAGCTTTGAAGGGTAAATATGATGTGGTGAACATCAAACTGGATAAAACCGGTGGCCTAACCGAGGCTTTGGCACTGCGCGATGCGGCGTTGGCCGAGGGATACGAAGTGATGGTTGGTTGCATGGTTGGATCGTCTTTGGCGATGGCGCCTGCGATGCTGGTTGCACAAGGCGCCAAGATTGTAGACCTTGACGGTCCGCTTCTCTTGGCCGAAGACCGCGAGGCAGCACTAACATTTGATAAGGCTGGCGTTCACCCGCCACGCCCAGAGCTTTGGGGATAA
- a CDS encoding acetyl-CoA carboxylase carboxyltransferase subunit alpha yields MTQYMDFEKPLAEIEGKAEELRAMARRDPETDVTEEAKALDAKADKMLEDLYKNLTPWRKCQVARHPDRPHCKDYIDALFTEYTPLAGDRNFADDHAVMGGLARFNDQPVMVIGHEKGDDTTSRIERNFGMARPEGYRKAVRLMEMAHRFGLPVITLVDTPGAYPGKGAEERGQSEAIARSTQKCLEIGVPLVSVIIGEGGSGGAVAFATANRVAMLEHSVYSVITPEGCAAILWKDAEKMREAAEALRLTAQDLKQLGVADRIIPEPKGGAHRDAQATIASVSSAIAEMLKSLEGKEPKALIKDRREKYLDLGDRGLAA; encoded by the coding sequence ATGACCCAGTATATGGACTTCGAAAAGCCCCTAGCCGAAATCGAGGGCAAGGCCGAAGAACTGCGCGCAATGGCGCGCCGCGACCCAGAAACAGACGTAACCGAAGAGGCCAAGGCACTGGATGCCAAAGCCGACAAGATGCTTGAGGATCTGTACAAGAACCTTACCCCTTGGCGTAAATGTCAGGTTGCCCGCCATCCGGATCGCCCCCACTGCAAAGACTATATCGACGCCTTATTCACTGAATACACGCCCCTAGCTGGCGACCGAAACTTTGCGGATGATCACGCGGTCATGGGCGGCCTTGCCCGTTTTAACGACCAGCCAGTCATGGTGATCGGCCATGAAAAAGGCGACGATACGACCTCGCGCATCGAGCGGAACTTTGGCATGGCCCGCCCCGAAGGGTACCGCAAGGCCGTGCGCTTGATGGAAATGGCCCATCGTTTTGGTCTGCCCGTCATCACGTTGGTCGACACCCCTGGCGCCTACCCTGGCAAAGGTGCCGAAGAGCGCGGCCAATCCGAAGCTATCGCCCGTTCAACCCAGAAATGCCTGGAAATTGGCGTACCACTGGTAAGTGTGATCATCGGCGAAGGTGGTTCAGGTGGTGCGGTTGCATTTGCAACAGCGAACCGTGTCGCGATGTTGGAGCACTCGGTTTATTCCGTCATCACGCCCGAAGGCTGCGCCGCGATCCTGTGGAAAGACGCCGAGAAAATGCGCGAAGCCGCCGAGGCCCTGCGCCTAACGGCCCAAGACCTGAAACAGCTTGGTGTTGCGGATCGTATTATCCCCGAGCCTAAAGGTGGCGCGCACCGTGACGCGCAAGCGACGATCGCATCGGTCTCCTCGGCCATTGCGGAAATGCTCAAATCGCTTGAAGGCAAGGAGCCAAAAGCACTGATCAAAGACCGCCGTGAAAAATACCTAGACCTAGGCGACAGAGGATTGGCAGCCTAA
- the pyk gene encoding pyruvate kinase — translation MKRQRNVKILATLGPASDSVEMIGNLHKAGADVFRLNMSHGSHEEIRAKHAMIRAVEKELGSTIGILADLQGPKLRVGVFANESEELVEGAAFRLDLDEAPGDLQRVCLPHPEIFSALKEGASLLVNDGKIRLRVTACGDDYADCEVITGGTISNRKGVNVPDVVLPLAALSEKDLADLEFVCELGVDWLALSFVQRPEDVDQARALAKGRAAILSKIEKPSAVERFDDILAVSDGIMVARGDLGVELPVSAVPPIQKRLVRRSRAVGKPVIVATQMLESMIESPMPTRAEVSDVATAIYEGADAVMLSAESAAGGYPIEAVTTMNNVAVEVEQDPTYTQIIEASRTASRSGIADAMVAAAREIAETTDVKAICCFTHSGTTALLTARERPRVPIIALTPLVGTARRLALSWGVTCSLTDELDRFKMAVVSAAKVAREEGFATSDDFVVVTAGVPFNVPGSTNILRVAPCDERLIFASDPE, via the coding sequence ATGAAACGTCAACGCAATGTAAAAATTTTGGCAACCTTGGGGCCGGCCTCGGATTCGGTTGAGATGATCGGAAACCTGCACAAGGCTGGCGCCGATGTTTTTCGCCTGAATATGAGCCACGGCAGCCATGAAGAAATTCGTGCGAAACACGCGATGATCCGTGCCGTAGAAAAAGAGCTTGGCTCAACCATTGGTATCCTCGCCGACCTTCAAGGGCCCAAGCTGAGGGTTGGCGTGTTTGCCAACGAAAGCGAAGAGCTGGTTGAGGGGGCGGCCTTTCGTCTGGATTTGGACGAAGCTCCTGGTGATCTTCAGCGGGTTTGCCTGCCGCATCCAGAAATCTTTTCAGCCCTGAAAGAGGGGGCATCTCTGTTGGTGAACGACGGGAAAATCCGGCTGCGCGTGACGGCCTGTGGGGATGACTATGCGGATTGCGAGGTCATTACAGGCGGAACGATCTCCAACCGTAAAGGCGTGAATGTGCCCGATGTGGTGTTGCCGTTGGCCGCGCTCAGCGAAAAGGACCTCGCCGATCTTGAGTTTGTTTGCGAGTTGGGTGTGGATTGGCTTGCGCTTAGCTTTGTGCAGCGCCCCGAAGATGTGGATCAGGCGCGGGCATTGGCAAAGGGCAGGGCTGCCATTCTGTCAAAAATCGAAAAGCCATCAGCTGTTGAACGTTTTGATGATATCCTCGCGGTAAGTGACGGCATCATGGTCGCGCGCGGGGATCTTGGGGTCGAGCTTCCTGTTTCTGCGGTGCCGCCTATCCAAAAACGACTTGTGCGGCGCAGCCGTGCGGTGGGCAAGCCCGTCATCGTGGCAACGCAGATGCTGGAATCAATGATCGAAAGCCCGATGCCAACCCGCGCTGAGGTTTCGGATGTTGCAACTGCGATTTATGAGGGCGCGGATGCTGTGATGTTGTCTGCTGAATCCGCTGCAGGGGGCTATCCGATTGAGGCAGTGACCACGATGAACAATGTTGCTGTCGAGGTGGAGCAAGATCCAACCTATACCCAAATCATCGAAGCGAGTCGTACGGCGTCGCGTTCGGGCATTGCAGATGCGATGGTCGCCGCCGCGCGTGAGATTGCCGAAACAACGGATGTAAAAGCAATTTGCTGTTTCACCCATTCAGGGACAACTGCCTTGCTAACCGCCCGCGAACGACCACGTGTGCCGATCATCGCGCTGACGCCACTGGTGGGAACCGCACGGCGCCTTGCTCTTAGCTGGGGCGTAACCTGTTCGTTGACGGATGAATTGGATCGATTCAAAATGGCGGTTGTCAGCGCTGCAAAGGTTGCTCGCGAAGAGGGGTTTGCCACGTCTGATGATTTTGTCGTCGTTACTGCGGGTGTTCCGTTTAACGTTCCGGGAAGTACGAATATCCTTCGTGTGGCCCCCTGTGATGAACGTTTGATTTTCGCATCTGATCCAGAGTAA
- a CDS encoding M48 family metallopeptidase, translated as MSDPHLPGNPPIPLILRRSAQAKRISLRISQLDGRVTLTMPKRLAEREALDFARSKEAWIRKHLNARGEDVQVTEGAEMPLGGKMYPVLSGSGRRVQITPDGIFVPGPAERMGKRLSAHLKELARDRLAGASDDYAARLGRDYSRLSLRDTRSRWGSCTSDGGLMYSWRLIMAPPEVLDYVAAHEVAHLAEMNHSPAFWAEVTRIYGDYAAPRGWLRKHGSTLHRYKF; from the coding sequence CTAAACGCATCTCGTTGCGCATTAGCCAGCTGGATGGGCGGGTGACATTAACCATGCCCAAACGGCTGGCCGAACGCGAAGCGCTGGATTTTGCGCGCAGTAAAGAAGCATGGATTCGCAAGCACCTGAATGCCCGTGGTGAGGATGTTCAGGTGACCGAGGGGGCAGAAATGCCTTTGGGCGGCAAGATGTATCCGGTCTTGTCTGGCTCAGGACGACGGGTTCAGATCACACCCGATGGTATCTTTGTGCCTGGTCCGGCCGAACGTATGGGCAAACGGCTTTCGGCGCATCTAAAGGAATTGGCGCGGGATCGGTTGGCGGGGGCCAGCGATGATTATGCTGCTCGGCTGGGGCGCGACTATTCGCGGTTGTCACTGCGGGATACGCGTTCGCGGTGGGGGTCGTGCACCTCTGACGGGGGGCTGATGTATTCTTGGCGCCTCATCATGGCCCCGCCTGAGGTGTTGGATTATGTCGCTGCCCATGAGGTTGCACATTTGGCCGAGATGAATCACTCGCCCGCTTTTTGGGCTGAGGTCACCCGTATTTACGGGGATTACGCTGCGCCGCGGGGATGGCTGCGCAAGCATGGCAGCACCCTGCACCGGTACAAATTCTAG
- a CDS encoding Lrp/AsnC family transcriptional regulator, producing the protein MQPIDQKSEEILRELERDGRISNLELAERVSLSPSACLRRVQELEKRGVIKGYRAVLDRNALGAGFVVYIGVGLSDHSKASQEAFERSVSLAPEVRECHNITGTIEYLLRVECADLPAYKRFHSDHLGALPQVAKITSYVVMGSPKDARA; encoded by the coding sequence ATGCAGCCCATTGATCAAAAATCTGAAGAAATATTGCGCGAGCTTGAGCGCGATGGCCGCATCAGCAACCTCGAGTTGGCTGAGCGGGTGAGCCTGTCTCCCTCTGCATGTCTGCGCCGTGTTCAGGAATTAGAGAAGCGGGGCGTCATAAAAGGCTACCGCGCGGTGTTAGACCGAAATGCGCTGGGCGCGGGGTTTGTTGTCTATATCGGTGTGGGGCTCAGTGATCACAGCAAGGCATCGCAGGAAGCATTTGAGCGATCGGTCTCTTTGGCGCCAGAGGTGCGTGAATGCCATAACATAACGGGCACAATTGAATATCTTTTGCGCGTGGAATGCGCGGATTTACCTGCCTATAAACGCTTTCACAGTGACCATTTGGGTGCTTTGCCGCAGGTGGCAAAGATCACATCGTATGTGGTGATGGGGTCACCGAAAGACGCACGCGCCTAA
- a CDS encoding L-malyl-CoA/beta-methylmalyl-CoA lyase, whose protein sequence is MSFRLQPTPPSRPNRCQLFGPGSNTKLFAKMAASAADVINLDLEDSVAPSDKDMARANIIEAINTVDWGTKTLSVRINSLDTPYWYRDVVDLLEQASERLDQIMIPKVGCAEDVYAVDALVSAIEAAKGRTKRVAFEVIIESAAGIAHVEEIAASSPRLEAMSLGAADFAASMGMQTTGIGGTQENYYMLREGEKYWSDPWHWAQTAIVAACRTHGILPVDGPFGDFSDDDGYRAQARRSATLGMVGKWAIHPKQIATANEVFTPSEEAVTEAREILAAMETAKANGEGATVYKGRLVDIASIKQAEVIVRQSEMIAG, encoded by the coding sequence ATGAGCTTTCGCCTACAACCAACCCCGCCATCCCGTCCAAACCGCTGCCAGCTGTTCGGACCAGGCTCTAACACCAAACTCTTTGCCAAGATGGCTGCATCTGCAGCAGACGTGATCAACCTTGATCTGGAAGACAGCGTTGCACCTAGCGACAAAGACATGGCCCGCGCCAACATCATCGAGGCGATCAATACCGTGGATTGGGGCACAAAAACCCTTTCCGTTCGCATCAACAGCCTCGACACCCCTTACTGGTACCGCGATGTCGTTGACCTGCTCGAACAAGCGTCCGAGCGCCTTGACCAGATCATGATCCCCAAAGTGGGCTGCGCCGAAGACGTCTATGCCGTTGACGCATTGGTCAGCGCGATTGAAGCCGCCAAGGGCCGCACCAAGCGCGTCGCCTTTGAAGTTATCATCGAAAGCGCTGCGGGCATCGCCCATGTTGAAGAAATCGCAGCCTCCTCCCCGCGCCTAGAGGCGATGAGCCTAGGTGCGGCGGATTTCGCAGCTTCGATGGGTATGCAGACCACAGGCATCGGCGGAACGCAGGAAAACTATTACATGCTGCGCGAAGGCGAGAAGTACTGGTCCGACCCGTGGCATTGGGCACAAACAGCTATCGTTGCTGCCTGCCGCACGCACGGCATCTTGCCAGTTGATGGCCCGTTCGGTGACTTTTCCGACGATGATGGCTACCGCGCGCAGGCGCGCCGTTCGGCAACGTTGGGCATGGTTGGAAAATGGGCTATCCACCCCAAACAGATCGCCACAGCGAACGAGGTGTTCACGCCATCCGAAGAGGCCGTCACCGAAGCGCGCGAGATCCTTGCCGCAATGGAAACGGCCAAGGCAAACGGCGAAGGCGCAACAGTTTACAAAGGCCGTCTGGTCGACATCGCATCCATCAAACAGGCCGAGGTAATCGTGCGCCAGTCTGAAATGATTGCCGGTTAA